A portion of the Shewanella sp. SNU WT4 genome contains these proteins:
- a CDS encoding accessory factor UbiK family protein yields the protein MLNPKKIEEIAKQLSDNLPSGLKQAAADFEDKTKQILQQQLLKLDMVSREEFEIQQHVLIKTREKLETLQGKVNELEELIKQSGK from the coding sequence ATGCTAAATCCTAAGAAAATTGAAGAAATTGCCAAGCAGCTTAGCGACAACTTACCCTCAGGGCTAAAACAAGCCGCCGCAGATTTTGAAGATAAGACCAAACAAATACTACAACAGCAGCTATTGAAACTTGATATGGTTAGCAGAGAAGAATTTGAAATCCAGCAGCATGTATTAATCAAAACTCGAGAAAAACTTGAAACCTTACAAGGCAAGGTTAATGAGCTAGAAGAACTTATCAAACAGTCAGGTAAATAG
- a CDS encoding IS256-like element ISSod4 family transposase, with the protein MTQPFNFEQALKDLQSGKSLTGKDSILGPLIKQLTEAALQAELEQHLAHDPLPNRKNGKTPKTIKHPSGNFELDTPRDRNGTCEPQLIKKNQTTLTDEIERKVLSMFSIGMSYRDINQHVEDMYGINVSNATVSAITDKLIPELKAWQQRPLDSHYPIVWLDAIHYKVKEDGRYVSKAVYTLLALNMKGKKEILGLHLSENEGANYWLSVLTDLNNRGVKDILIACVDGLTGFPEAIASIFPNTETQLCVIHQIRNSMKYVASKHQKAFMADLKPVYRAVSKEAAEMALDELEAKWGDAYPLVINSWRRKWHNLSHYFRYPEHIRKVIYTTNAVEAVHRQFRKLTKTKGAFPNENSLLKLLYAGILNASDKWTMPIHNWSLCLSQLAIYFEGRLDSVLEI; encoded by the coding sequence ATGACCCAACCTTTTAACTTCGAACAAGCCCTTAAAGATCTGCAGTCAGGTAAAAGCCTCACAGGTAAAGACAGCATTCTTGGTCCACTGATCAAGCAACTCACTGAAGCGGCTCTCCAGGCTGAGCTTGAGCAGCATTTAGCGCATGATCCTCTGCCTAATCGTAAAAATGGCAAAACCCCTAAGACCATTAAGCATCCGTCCGGTAACTTTGAGTTAGACACCCCTAGAGACCGCAATGGCACTTGTGAACCTCAGTTGATTAAGAAAAATCAAACTACGCTAACCGATGAAATCGAACGTAAAGTGTTATCGATGTTCAGTATAGGTATGAGCTATCGCGATATTAATCAACATGTTGAAGATATGTATGGGATCAATGTGTCTAACGCAACCGTCAGTGCTATCACTGATAAACTCATCCCCGAACTTAAAGCGTGGCAACAGCGCCCATTAGATAGCCATTATCCTATCGTTTGGCTTGATGCGATACATTATAAAGTCAAAGAGGATGGGCGTTACGTCAGTAAAGCCGTTTACACATTGTTAGCGCTTAATATGAAAGGAAAAAAGGAAATTTTAGGGCTTCATTTATCCGAAAATGAAGGCGCTAATTACTGGCTATCCGTACTGACCGATCTTAATAATCGTGGTGTAAAAGATATTCTTATCGCCTGTGTTGACGGCTTGACCGGTTTCCCTGAGGCGATAGCCAGTATCTTCCCTAATACGGAAACACAGCTATGTGTTATCCACCAGATCCGCAACTCAATGAAGTATGTCGCCTCAAAACATCAGAAAGCGTTTATGGCTGATTTAAAGCCTGTGTATCGAGCCGTGAGTAAAGAAGCCGCAGAGATGGCATTGGACGAACTGGAGGCCAAATGGGGTGATGCTTATCCGCTGGTAATCAACTCTTGGCGTCGCAAATGGCATAATTTGTCCCATTATTTTAGGTACCCAGAACATATCAGGAAAGTGATTTACACGACCAATGCCGTTGAGGCGGTACATCGCCAATTTAGAAAGCTCACCAAAACCAAAGGTGCTTTTCCTAATGAAAATAGCTTGTTGAAGCTACTTTATGCAGGCATATTAAACGCCTCAGATAAATGGACCATGCCAATCCACAATTGGAGCCTTTGTTTATCTCAGTTAGCGATTTATTTTGAAGGGCGTTTAGATAGCGTGCTAGAAATTTAA